One segment of Macaca fascicularis isolate 582-1 chromosome 2, T2T-MFA8v1.1 DNA contains the following:
- the GPR15 gene encoding G-protein coupled receptor 15, which translates to MDPEETSVYLDYYYATSPNPDIRETHSHVPYTSVFLPVFYTAVFLTGVLGNLVLMGALHFKPGSRRLIDIFIINLAASDFIFLVTLPLWVDKEASLGLWRTGSFLCKGSSYMISVNMHCSVFLLTCMSVDRYLAIVCPVVSRKFRRTDCAYVVCASIWFISCLLGLPTLLSRELTLIDDKPYCAEKKATPLKLIWSLVALIFTFFVPLLSIVTCYCCIARKLCAHYQQSGKHNKKLKKSIKIIFIVVAAFLVSWLPFNTFKLLAIVSGLQQERYFPSAILQLGMEVSGPLAFANSCVNPFIYYIFDSYICRAIVHCLCPCLKNYDFGSSTETSDSHLTKALSTFIHAEDFTRRRKRSVSL; encoded by the coding sequence ATGGACCCAGAAGAAACTTCAGTTTATTTGGATTATTACTATGCTACGAGCCCAAACCCGGACATCAGGGAGACCCACTCCCATGTTCCTTACACCTCTGTCTTCCTTCCAGTCTTTTACACAGCTGTGTTCCTGACTGGAGTGCTGGGGAACCTCGTTCTCATGGGAGCGTTGCATTTCAAACCCGGCAGCCGAAGACTGATCGACATCTTTATCATCAATCTGGCTGCCTCTGACTTCATTTTCCTTGTCACGTTGCCCCTCTGGGTGGATAAAGAAGCATCTTTAGGACTGTGGAGGACGGGCTCCTTCCTGTGCAAAGGGAGCTCCTACATGATCTCCGTCAATATGCACTGCAGTGTCTTCCTGCTCACTTGCATGAGTGTTGACCGCTACCTGGCCATTGTGTGCCCAGTCGTATCCAGGAAATTCAGAAGGACAGACTGTGCATATGTAGTCTGTGCCAGCATCTGGTTTATCTCCTGCCTGCTGGGGTTGCCTACTCTTCTATCCAGGGAGCTCACACTGATTGATGATAAGCCATACTGTGCAGAGAAAAAGGCAACTCCACTTAAACTCATATGGTCCCTGGTGGCCTTAATTTTCACCTTTTTTGTCCCTTTGTTGAGCATTGTGACCTGCTACTGTTGCATTGCAAGGAAGCTGTGTGCCCATTACCAGCAGTCAGGAAAGCACAACAAAAAGCTGAAGAAATCTATAAAGATCATCTTTATCGTCGTGGCAGCCTTTCTTGTCTCCTGGCTGCCCTTCAATACTTTCAAGCTCCTGGCCATTGTCTCTGGGTTGCAGCAAGAGCGCTATTTTCCCTCAGCCATTCTTCAGCTTGGTATGGAGGTGAGTGGACCCTTGGCATTTGCCAACAGCTGTGTCAACCCTTTCATTTACTATATCTTCGACAGCTACATCTGCCGGGCTATTGTCCACTGCTTGTGCCCTTGCCTGAAAAACTATGACTTTGGGAGTAGCACCGAGACATCAGATAGTCACCTCACTAAGGCTCTCTCCACCTTCATTCATGCAGAAGATTTtaccaggaggaggaagaggtctGTGTCCCTCTAA